The following are encoded in a window of Impatiens glandulifera chromosome 5, dImpGla2.1, whole genome shotgun sequence genomic DNA:
- the LOC124939543 gene encoding UPF0481 protein At3g47200-like, with the protein MSQLAATNGEIEMKKWMNGIIENVNLASEGSGLERQKYRSSIYKVPPHVLNLDKAAYIPQVVSFGPYQSGNPQLKSMEVHKERALVHFLRSLEGRQTLDGIYHSLLDCVDELKDSYDSLSPEWRQDTNRFLQLMIVDGCFMLEILNANSTMKKKKRYSEKDPVFGAHGKIYVIPFIKTDMLMIENQLKNACSYQDRRSENTKSSCFSRFRIIDIFNKKEDNSDVDSSKIMRSAVELQEAGIQFKKSKTKSLTDISFSGDILRLPQFTVDDTTKSTYLNLVAFERCHVDAGHEVTAFICFMDRIIDRDPDIHILSDSNIICNLTGSDKEAAIMFNTITQDFNHLTVDEPGPLKTEVVKYCRNGYHRQRANLVHTYFQSPWSTISLFAAIFPHHSSKFFDQFQVYS; encoded by the exons ATGTCCCAATTAGCAGCCACTAATGGAGAAATTGAAATGAAGAAATGGATGAACGGAATAATAGAAAACGTCAATCTGGCTTCTGAGGGATCAGGGTTGGAGAGGCAGAAGTATCGTTCATCGATCTACAAGGTCCCACCACACGTTTTGAATCTCGATAAGGCGGCATACATCCCTCAAGTGGTCTCATTCGGCCCTTACCAATCCGGCAATCCACAGTTGAAGTCGATGGAGGTTCACAAGGAACGTGCCCTAGTACACTTTCTTCGTAGCTTGGAAGGCCGACAAACCCTAGACGGTATTTATCACTCGTTACTTGATTGCGTTGACGAGCTCAAAGACTCTTATGATTCCCTCAGCCCCGAGTGGCGTCAAGACACCAATag GTTCTTGCAGTTGATGATCGTTGATGGCTGCTTCATGTTGGAAATCCTCAATGCTAATTCCAccatgaaaaagaagaaacgtTATAGTGAGAAAGATCCAGTGTTTGGAGCTCACGGTAAGATCTATGTTATACCCTTCATCAAGACCGACATGCTGATGATCgagaatcaattaaaaaatgctTGTTCTTACCAAGATCGCCGAAGCG aaaacacaaaatccagTTGCTTTTCAAGATTTAGAatcattgatatttttaataagaaagaGGATAATTCAGATGTGGATTCCTCGAAAATCATGAGATCCGCGGTGGAGCTTCAAGAAGCCGGGATTCAATTCAAGAAAAGTAAAACGAAAAGCCTAACGGATATTTCCTTCTCCGGTGACATCCTACGGCTGCCGCAGTTCACGGTGGACGACACAACTAAATCAACTTATTTAAACCTAGTGGCATTCGAGAGATGCCACGTGGACGCCGGACATGAGGTGACGGCGTTCATTTGTTTCATGGATAGGATAATCGACAGAGATCCAGATATCCATATTCTTAGCGATTCTAATATCATTTGTAATCTCACCGGGAGTGATAAAGAGGCTGCGATAATGTTCAATACCATTACTCAGGATTTCAATCATCTCACGGTGGATGAACCCGGACCATTGAAAACG GAAGTGGTAAAATACTGCAGAAATGGATACCACCGACAACGTGCAAACTTGGTTCACACCTATTTTCAAAGTCCATGGTCCACGATCTCTCTTTTTGCAGCTATTTTCCCTCACCATTCTTCAAAAT tttttgatCAGTTTCag gTTTATTCGTGA
- the LOC124937984 gene encoding chloride channel protein CLC-f-like: protein MSSGEYDNDHEVLLRSDPLAVEDDVENQVENRSNKGLTDLLNRLDRKFSGRRFNSSRSSSRHHSPFADRRTGGSGIGDAGDDVLGESAPPEWALLLIGCLLGLATGLCVAAFYRAVNIIHEFVWAGTPNEGAAWLRLQRLADTWHRILLIPVTGGVIVGMLHGLNEILQQIKQSTSAYGQGFDLLAGVYPVIKAIQAAVTLGTGCSLGPEGPSVDIGKSCASGCSVMMENNRERRLALVAAGAAAGIASGFNAAVAGCFFAIETVLRPCGAENSPPFTTAMIILASVVSSTVSNAILGEIKAFTVPKYQLKSAAELPLYLILGMLCGIVSVVFTRLVEWNTKAFEFIKERFGVPAVACPALGGLGAGIIALRYPGILYWGFTNVNEILHTGRIASAPGIWLLAQLVIAKVFATTLCKASGLVGGLYAPSLMIGAAVGAVFGGLAGEIINSAIPGNGAVAPPQAYALVGMAATLASVCSVPLTSVLLLFELTKDYTILLPLMGAVGLAIWVPSILNPTKETEISDSRKWTRGYAPLSPTGDENKGIWRQMNESNGLELTVVQTNDALETIDEDIILEDKKVSQVMSINYVKVSGNRTLKEAIVTMHDSLQKCLLVVDNDDFLEGILTYGDIKRFFSRKYGDVPTSAITLDDVEKHAVSSICTRGIKYRGKRRGLLTCYPDTDLAMAKKLMEAKGIKQLPVINRGRDVQSERRRKAIGVLFYHSVSSCLREEVNNNKLGYHERNEER, encoded by the exons ATGTCCAGCGGCGAATATGATAACGATCATGAGGTACTTCTACGATCGGACCCGTTAGCTGTAGAAGATGATGTCGAGAATCAAGTAGAGAATAGGAGCAATAAGGGACTCACGGATCTGCTTAATCGTTTGGATCGAAAGTTCTCCGGTCGACGATTCAACTCCAGTCGTTCCAGCAGCAGACACCATTCTCCGTTTGCAGATCGTCGCACCGGAGGAAGTGGCATAGGAGATGCTGGAGATGATGTTCTTGGCGAAAGTGCTCCTCCTGAATGGGCTTTGCTTCTTATTGGCTGCCTCCTTGGCCTTGCCACTGGTCTCTGTGTTGCTGCCTTCTACCGCGCA GTGAATATAATACATGAATTTGTTTGGGCTGGGACGCCAAATGAGGGTGCTGCTTGGCTACGTTTGCAGAGGCTAGCTGATACATGGCATCGGATACTTTTAATACCAGTAACTGGCGGTGTTATTGTTGGAATGTTGCATggtttaaatgaaatattacaGCAAATAAAGCAGTCGACTTCGGCTTATGGGCAAGGTTTTGATTTGTTAGCTGGAGTGTATCCCGTCATAAAAGCTATTCAGGCTGCTGTGACTTTGGGTACCGGATGTTCATTGGGTCCTGAGGGTCCTAGTGTAGATATTGGTAAGTCATGTGCCAGTGGATGCTCGGTGATGATGGAAAACAATAGAGAAAGGAGACTAGCTCTTGTTGCAGCCGGTGCAGCTGCTGGGATTGCTTCAG GTTTCAATGCTGCTGTTGCTGGGTGTTTCTTTGCCATCGAAACTGTTTTAAGGCCTTGTGGTGCTGAAAATTCACCTCCATTTACAACTGCAATGATAATCCTAGCATCTGTTGTTTCATCTACTGTCTCAAATGCTATACTCGGGGAGATAAAGGCTTTTACAGTTCCCAAGTATCAATTGAAATCTGCAGCTG AGCTACCTTTATACCTCATACTTGGCATGCTTTGTGGAATAGTGAGTGTGGTCTTCACACGTTTGGTAGAATGGAATACAAAAGCATTTGAATTTATCAAAGAGAGGTTTGGTGTTCCTGCGGTTGCATGCCCTGCTTTGGGTGGTTTAGGAGCTGGAATAATAGCGCTCAGGTATCCTGGAATACTGTACTGGGGCTTCACTAATGTGAATGAAATACTTCATACGGGAAGGATAGCTTCAGCACCTGGAATCTGGCTGCTTGCACAGTTGGTGATTGCTAAAGTTTTTGCCACAACCCTGTGTAAGGCCTCGGGGCTTGTTGGTGGGCTATATGCACCAAGTTTGATGATTGGTGCTGCTGTTGGTGCTGTATTTGGTGGGTTAGCTGGAGAAATAATAAATTCGGCAATTCCAGGAAATGGAGCTGTTGCTCCGCCACAAGCTTATGCACTG GTTGGAATGGCTGCTACGCTAGCTTCAGTTTGTTCGGTTCCCTTGACGTCTGTTTTACTTCTGTTTGAGTTGACAAAAGATTATACAATTTTGCTTCCTCTCATG GGAGCTGTTGGGTTGGCAATATGGGTGCCTTCCATACTCAACCCGACGAAGGAGACTGAGATATCTGATTCAAGGAAATGGACAAGGGGTTATGCCCCACTTTCACCTACTGGGGATGAAAATAAGGGCATTTGGAGACAGATGAACGAATCAAATGGGTTAGAGCTTACTGTCGTTCAGACCAATGACGCACTTGAAACAATTGATGAggatatcattcttgaagataaGAAG GTTTCTCAAGTCATGTCGATCAATTATGTGAAAGTTTCAGGGAACAGGACCTTGAAAGAGGCAATCGTGACTATGCACGACAGCTTACAGAAATGTCTACTTGTGGTAGATAATGATGATTTTCTAGAAGGGATTTTAACCTATGGTGACATTAAACGGTTCTTTTCAAGAAAGTATGGCGATGTCCCCACCAGTGCAATAACACTCGATGAT GTTGAGAAACATGCTGTTTCCTCCATATGCACTAGAGGAATAAAATACCGTGGGAAAAGGCGAGGATTATTAACTTGTTACCCTGACACTGATTTGGCAATGGCAAAGAAGCTAATGGAGGCAAAAGGAATAAAGCAACTTCCAGTTATAAACCGTGGCAGAGATGTTCAAAGTGAAAGAAGGCGTAAAGCCATTGGCGTCCTCTTTTATCATTCTGTTTCCTCCTGTCTCAG AGAGGAGGTTAACAACAATAAACTGGGCTATCACGAGAGAAATGAAGAGCGTTGA
- the LOC124938100 gene encoding uncharacterized protein At4g26450, giving the protein MRRVSEDRSNVRGHGMYGSEYRSHNRGFWRGQPKAFQGQLPPPVRRPNIFFEAGRLATEYLVSNGVLPRNVLLGKWQNGNIKDYMGEFHGFSRLQEGDSLHLPSDSRASALSRLGDPISDLVISKKRTGDEFIPDSRIDMRGKKRMGSFNNYSSDSSRENGKNIGTILEKRKISPERDAGNSSSFKYQENLKVGVDKDGLKTNSLSIEVGTSSEMNEQSFKEDESFKPSATTTVASVKEEKDFSLLSLCRFAKVPTKARSKFRKSSVSNEDKNCNTESHVDSRIVAIASNGSSNVMFSNQIQGSESLNSDILKEPTVAAAKTDTLIIMDDDEEKQTECSHSPERNLESQNDNPSESANCSSSSTAMEKDEKRVGEHVNSWNGTSIITHDNLCIHIDEARSVDVPLFPKDSVGPCITYGEENQLFPASFRTCDLNLMEASEATDGFDQNPLLVFQSPSETNKAPAPAPAPMDIDLCINNNCNISDKYSRRTADGKMVEVIDLEPDSGEENKSFDHSDIKAAEAVFTGLEDFPSHSKNTNDISDNHDGFGLILSEFLRTDITSSSSVPQNISLHNEMGLHDGEGILDEDSIYMSLGEIPIRFSPVWEQPTQDYDKPF; this is encoded by the exons ATGCGAAGAGTTTCAGAAGATAGAAG TAATGTTAGAGGTCATGGGATGTATGGTTCGGAGTACCGGAGCCACAATAGGGGGTTTTGGCGTGGTCAGCCAAAGGCATTTCAAGGGCAATTGCCGCCTCCAGTTCGAAGACCAAACATCTTTTTCGAGGCTGGTCGTTTAGCAACAGAATACTTGGTCTCCAATGGAGTCCTGCCCCGAAATGTGTTATTAGGAAAGTGGCAGAATGGCAATATCAAGGACTATATGGGGGAGTTTCATGGTTTCAGTAGGCTGCAAGAAGGAGATAGTTTACATCTTCCTTCTGATAGTCGCGCTTCAGCTCTTTCCCGTTTGGGGGATCCTATCTCTGATCTTGTTATTAGTAAAAAAAGAACAGGTGATGAATTTATCCCTGATTCAAGAATCGATATGCGAGGCAAAAAAAGAATGGGGTCTTTCAACAACTACAGCTCTGATAGCAGCAGAGAAAATGGAAAGAACATTGGAACGATTTTGGAGAAAAGAAAGATTTCTCCAGAAAGGGATGCCGGCAATAGTTCATCTTTCAAGTATCAAGAAAATCTGAAGGTTGGAGTTGACAAAGATGGTTTGAAGACAAATTCTTTGAGCATTGAGGTAGGTACTAGTAGTGAAATGAATGAACAAAGTTTCAAGGAGGATGAATCTTTCAAGCCATCTGCAACTACTACAGTTGCTTCTGTCAAAGAGGAGAAAGATTTTAGCTTGTTAAGTCTTTGCAGATTTGCCAAAGTTCCCACGAAAGCCCGCTCCAAATTTCGCAAATCTTCTGTTTCAAATGAAGACAAGAATTGTAACACAGAATCTCATGTTGATTCGAGAATAGTAGCCATTGCATCAAATGGCTCTTCCAATGTTATGTTTTCAAACCAAATCCAAGGATCAGAATCCCTTAATTCCGACATATTGAAGGAACCAACTGTTGCTGCAGCCAAGACTGATACATTGATCataatggatgatgatgaagaaaaacAAACAGAATGTTCACATTCCCCTGAGAGGAACCTCGAAAGTCAGAATGATAATCCATCTGAGTCTGCAAACTGCAGTAGTTCATCAACTGCTATGGAGAAAGATGAGAAACGAGTTGGCGAACATGTTAATAGTTGGAATGGAACTTCGATAATCACACATGATAATTTGTGTATCCACATAGATGAAGCTAGGTCTGTTGATGTCCCTTTATTTCCTAAAGATAGTGTTGGACCGTGTATAACTTATGGAGAAGAGAATCAACTTTTCCCGGCTTCATTTAGGACCTGTGACCTAAATCTTATGGAAGCTTCAGAAGCCACTGATGGTTTTGATCAAAACCCTCTTTTAGTTTTCCAATCTCCCTCAGAAACAAATAAAGCTCCAGCCCCAGCCCCAGCCCCAATGGATATTGATTTGTGCATTAACAATAACTGCAATATATCTGACAAATACAGTAGACGAACAGCTGATGGAAAAATGGTTGAAGTGATTGATTTAGAACCTGACTCTGGGGAGGAAAATAAGTCGTTTGATCACTCTGATATCAA GGCTGCAGAAGCTGTGTTTACAGGCTTAGAGGACTTTCCCAGCCATTCGAAGAATACCAATGACATTTCAGATAATCATGATGGTTTTGGGCTAATTTTATCAGAGTTTCTTAGAACTGACATCACAAGCTCGTCTTCTGTACCACAAAACATTTCGCTTCATAATGAGATGGGCTTGCACGATGGAGAG GGGATTCTAGACGAAGATTCAATCTATATGTCCCTTGGTGAGATACCAATAA GGTTCTCACCGGTCTGGGAGCAACCAACACAAGATTATGACAAGCCATTCTGA